A single genomic interval of Candidatus Methylomirabilota bacterium harbors:
- a CDS encoding cbb3-type cytochrome c oxidase subunit I: MSATSVSAHGHATHVGHHELGFWRTYVFSTDHKMIARQFLFLGLFMMIIGGLLALVVRWQLAWPETAVPGLGWLLTDTGGVLEPAEYNMAFTMHATIMIFFVVMPILAGAFGNFCIPLMIGARDMAFPFLNMLSFWAAAVAGVLMLFGFFVEGGHAAAGWTSYAPLSAVPEYTGTNWGQNLWCISLFVLGVSSMMGSINYVTTIINMRAPGMKLFRMPLVVWSLFITAILLLLALPVLTSGVAMLLFDRTLGTSWFKPSGGGEPLLWQHLFWYFGHPEVYILILPAMGIASEILPVFARKPIFGYHAMAFSMIGIAFLSWVVYGHHMFVSGMNPALGMSFMVTTMIIAVPSAIKTFNWLGTLWGGRIRFTVPMLNALAFVWMFVIGGLSGIFMASTPVDIYIQDTYFIVAHIHYVVFGGSIFGAFAAIYYWFPKMFGRLTNPLLGHLHFWGTFVFFNLTFFPMHIIGVGGQMRRIYNPLQYEFLQHQQHWNVIITIGAIGLGLSQIPFVINFFWSLFAGSRAPHNPWNANTLEWSAPSPPPHLNWGPTLPTVYRGPYEYSSPESKEDFLPQWQPSPGRVGAGRH, translated from the coding sequence CACGAGCTCGGATTCTGGCGGACGTACGTCTTCTCGACGGACCACAAGATGATCGCGCGCCAGTTCCTCTTCCTGGGCCTGTTCATGATGATCATCGGGGGACTGCTGGCGCTGGTCGTCCGCTGGCAGCTGGCCTGGCCGGAAACGGCGGTGCCGGGCCTGGGCTGGCTGCTCACCGACACCGGCGGGGTGCTGGAGCCGGCCGAATACAACATGGCGTTCACCATGCACGCCACCATCATGATCTTCTTCGTGGTGATGCCGATCCTGGCCGGGGCCTTCGGCAACTTCTGCATCCCCCTGATGATCGGGGCCCGCGACATGGCCTTCCCGTTCCTCAACATGCTCTCGTTCTGGGCGGCGGCCGTGGCCGGCGTCCTCATGCTGTTCGGATTCTTCGTGGAGGGCGGGCACGCGGCCGCCGGCTGGACCTCCTACGCCCCGCTGTCGGCGGTCCCCGAGTACACGGGGACGAACTGGGGGCAGAACCTCTGGTGCATCAGCCTCTTCGTGCTCGGCGTCTCGTCGATGATGGGCTCCATCAACTACGTCACGACCATCATCAACATGCGGGCGCCCGGCATGAAGCTGTTCCGCATGCCGCTGGTGGTGTGGTCCCTGTTCATCACCGCCATCCTGCTCCTGCTGGCGCTGCCCGTCCTCACCTCGGGCGTGGCCATGCTGCTTTTCGATCGCACCCTGGGCACGAGCTGGTTCAAGCCCTCGGGCGGGGGCGAGCCCCTGCTCTGGCAGCACCTGTTCTGGTACTTCGGCCATCCCGAGGTCTACATCCTGATCCTGCCCGCCATGGGCATCGCCTCCGAGATCCTGCCCGTCTTCGCCCGCAAGCCGATCTTCGGCTACCACGCGATGGCGTTCTCCATGATCGGCATCGCGTTCCTCAGCTGGGTGGTCTACGGCCACCACATGTTCGTCAGCGGCATGAACCCGGCGCTGGGCATGTCGTTCATGGTCACCACGATGATCATCGCCGTGCCCTCGGCCATCAAGACCTTCAACTGGCTGGGCACCCTGTGGGGGGGCCGTATCCGGTTCACCGTGCCCATGCTCAACGCCCTGGCCTTCGTGTGGATGTTCGTCATCGGCGGGCTCAGCGGCATCTTCATGGCCTCCACCCCCGTGGACATCTACATCCAGGACACCTACTTCATCGTGGCTCACATCCACTACGTGGTCTTCGGGGGCTCCATCTTCGGGGCCTTCGCCGCCATCTACTACTGGTTCCCCAAGATGTTCGGCCGGCTGACCAACCCGTTGCTGGGCCATCTGCACTTCTGGGGGACCTTCGTGTTCTTCAACTTGACGTTCTTCCCCATGCACATCATCGGCGTGGGGGGCCAGATGCGGCGGATCTACAACCCGCTCCAGTACGAGTTCCTGCAGCACCAGCAGCACTGGAACGTGATCATCACCATCGGCGCCATCGGATTGGGCCTGTCCCAGATCCCGTTCGTCATCAACTTCTTCTGGTCGCTGTTCGCCGGGTCCCGGGCTCCCCACAATCCCTGGAACGCCAACACGCTGGAGTGGTCGGCGCCGTCGCCGCCGCCGCACCTGAACTGGGGGCCGACGCTGCCCACCGTGTATCGCGGCCCCTACGAGTACAGCTCCCCCGAGTCGAAGGAGGACTTCCTGCCCCAGTGGCAGCCGTCGCCGGGGCGCGTGGGGGCCGGGCGGCACTGA
- a CDS encoding COX15/CtaA family protein: MTAAHRLALLTGVATLVLILAGGLVTNTGSALAVPDWPTTFGHTMFLYPWSQMVGGIFYEHSHRLVGSLVGLLTLALAAALWRLGGRWRLAGAVAVIAVVVQGVLGGLRVVLLQDTLAILHGCLAQAFFALVAGLALATSPRGRPPMTSVEPGTRTAAFLAAALVFVQIVFGALLTHAGWLEMHLVGALAVFAVVPIVAARLRRSGDAVAEPVAGGLLVLLVVQLVLGVATLVARLAPDVVPAPALGLLLPVAHRLAGSLILAAAVMLTLRVWSSVRQASNLTEAVGTAA, encoded by the coding sequence ATGACGGCCGCCCATCGGCTCGCCCTGCTCACGGGCGTGGCGACCCTGGTCCTCATCCTGGCCGGGGGCCTGGTCACCAACACGGGCTCGGCCCTCGCCGTCCCCGACTGGCCGACGACGTTCGGGCACACCATGTTCCTCTATCCCTGGTCCCAGATGGTCGGCGGCATCTTCTACGAGCACAGTCATCGGCTCGTCGGCTCGCTCGTCGGCCTGCTCACGCTGGCCCTGGCCGCGGCGCTGTGGCGGCTCGGGGGCCGCTGGCGGCTGGCCGGTGCGGTGGCGGTGATCGCGGTGGTGGTGCAGGGTGTGCTCGGCGGCCTCCGTGTGGTGCTGCTCCAGGACACCCTGGCGATCCTGCATGGCTGTCTGGCTCAGGCCTTCTTCGCGCTGGTGGCCGGGCTGGCGCTGGCCACCTCGCCCCGAGGCCGGCCGCCGATGACCTCGGTCGAGCCGGGGACCCGGACGGCGGCCTTCCTGGCGGCCGCGCTGGTGTTCGTTCAGATCGTGTTCGGCGCGCTCCTGACCCACGCCGGATGGCTGGAGATGCACCTCGTCGGCGCCCTGGCCGTCTTCGCCGTCGTGCCGATCGTGGCGGCGCGGCTGCGGCGAAGCGGCGACGCCGTCGCCGAGCCCGTGGCGGGCGGTCTGCTCGTGTTGCTGGTGGTACAGCTCGTCCTGGGTGTCGCCACGCTGGTGGCGCGGCTCGCGCCCGACGTCGTGCCGGCGCCGGCGCTCGGCCTGCTCTTGCCGGTGGCCCACCGGCTGGCCGGCAGTCTGATCCTGGCTGCCGCCGTCATGCTCACCCTGCGGGTGTGGTCGTCAGTGCGGCAGGCCTCGAACCTCACGGAAGCGGTGGGGACCGCCGCATGA
- the cyoE gene encoding heme o synthase: MSDVALVRARALPARAGLGEASEGAVQAPSDQIVTLAARDRRQVMADLIALTKPRVVVMVLVTTLVGYYVALTGPADWGRVLHLVLGTLLSAAGTLALNQYWERDVDARMERTRSRPLPDGRLQPLEALAFGGAITLAGVAYLAALVNVVVAATTIATVVLYLFAYTPLKLRTALCTVVGAVPGALPPVSGWVAARDELGLGAALLFGILFLWQLPHTLAIARLYQADYARAGVRVLPVVDRSGTSTERQIVTACLGLLAVSLLPTLVGLAGPVYFLGALCLGLLFSWLGVLQALEPTARAARRVLLASLLYLPAILALLALDKS, from the coding sequence ATGAGCGACGTCGCCCTTGTTCGGGCGCGGGCTTTGCCCGCGCGAGCTGGTCTGGGGGAGGCCTCGGAGGGGGCCGTCCAGGCCCCCTCCGACCAAATCGTCACCCTCGCCGCGCGCGACCGGCGCCAGGTGATGGCGGATCTGATCGCCCTCACGAAGCCCCGGGTCGTGGTCATGGTCCTGGTGACGACGCTGGTCGGCTACTATGTCGCCCTCACCGGCCCGGCCGACTGGGGGCGCGTCCTGCACCTGGTGCTCGGCACGCTACTGTCCGCGGCGGGAACCCTGGCCCTGAACCAGTACTGGGAACGGGACGTCGACGCCCGGATGGAGCGCACGCGGAGCCGACCGCTTCCCGACGGTCGACTCCAGCCGCTGGAGGCCCTCGCGTTCGGCGGAGCGATCACGCTGGCCGGGGTGGCCTACCTGGCCGCGCTCGTCAACGTGGTGGTGGCGGCGACCACCATCGCCACCGTCGTGCTCTACCTGTTCGCCTACACGCCGCTGAAGCTCCGCACGGCGCTGTGCACGGTGGTGGGTGCCGTGCCCGGTGCCCTGCCTCCGGTGAGCGGCTGGGTGGCGGCTCGGGACGAGCTCGGGCTGGGTGCGGCCTTGCTCTTCGGCATTCTCTTCCTCTGGCAGCTGCCCCACACCCTGGCCATCGCGCGGCTCTATCAGGCGGACTACGCGCGCGCCGGAGTGCGGGTGCTGCCGGTGGTCGACCGGAGCGGGACCAGCACCGAGCGGCAGATCGTCACGGCGTGTCTGGGCCTCCTGGCAGTCAGTCTTTTGCCCACGCTCGTTGGCCTGGCCGGGCCCGTCTACTTCCTGGGCGCCCTGTGCCTCGGGCTGCTGTTCTCGTGGCTGGGCGTGCTGCAGGCGCTGGAGCCGACGGCCCGGGCGGCCCGCCGGGTGCTGCTGGCCTCGCTCCTCTACCTGCCGGCCATCCTGGCGTTGCTGGCCCTGGACAAGTCATGA
- a CDS encoding cytochrome c oxidase subunit 3: protein MSTVLETPPPRRIRPSRGDGRLPPTLPSTGGDDGRDGDPSPRRIGLDNAILATVFLIAAEVMFFAGLVSAFWVLRLGAPVWPPPLQPRLPVGITGVNTLVLLGSSVAVVAAMRMFRDSRRRAAVRRLQLAGTLGGLFLVVQGYEWLRLIGFGLTMSSSTYGAAFYTLIGAHGVHVLAALSWLSVTLLLLARGRFADEHMAGVRACALYWHFVVALWPILYVSVYLS from the coding sequence GTGAGCACCGTCCTCGAGACGCCGCCGCCTCGCCGGATCCGCCCGTCCCGGGGAGACGGCCGGCTGCCGCCGACTCTGCCGTCGACGGGGGGCGACGACGGTCGCGACGGTGACCCGTCGCCGCGGCGGATCGGGTTGGACAACGCGATCCTGGCCACCGTCTTCCTGATCGCCGCGGAGGTGATGTTCTTTGCCGGGCTGGTCTCGGCCTTCTGGGTGCTGCGCCTTGGCGCCCCGGTCTGGCCGCCGCCCCTGCAACCGCGTCTGCCGGTGGGGATCACCGGCGTGAACACGCTGGTGCTGCTCGGCTCCAGCGTGGCCGTGGTCGCCGCGATGCGGATGTTCCGTGACAGTCGGCGCCGGGCCGCGGTGCGGAGGCTGCAGCTGGCGGGAACCCTGGGTGGGCTCTTCCTGGTCGTCCAGGGGTACGAGTGGCTGCGCCTCATCGGATTCGGCCTGACGATGTCCTCCAGCACCTACGGGGCGGCCTTCTACACGCTCATCGGCGCCCACGGCGTCCACGTGCTGGCCGCCCTGAGCTGGCTCAGCGTCACGCTGCTGCTGCTGGCCCGCGGCCGGTTCGCCGATGAACACATGGCCGGGGTGCGGGCCTGCGCCCTGTACTGGCACTTCGTGGTGGCGCTGTGGCCGATCCTGTACGTCTCGGTGTATCTGTCGTGA